TTCTTTGGCCAGCGCGCTACGCGATGCTTCATCGCGATCAAACACCACAGTGGTGTGGCCGTTGAGCATCAAACGTCTTGCGATATTGCCGCCCATGCGGCCCAGCCCAACAATTCCAAGTTGCATGTGGCCTTGCTCCTAAAATTTGTAGAAAAAGGTGCCTCAAATCCGGCTCACCCTTGGGAGAGCCTCGCATGAGGGGTTAGTCCTGAAAGGTCGGACATCGGTTCCCGTCGACAGTGAAAGCGTGCATTCAGACTGTCGGATAAAGCCATTCTGTCGCGATTGGGAAACGTTCGCGACCATTGAAAATAAAAAAGTTCCATTCTTGCGCAAAAGAAATCAGAATCGGTGCCGATAGAGAGGTATGCAGCGGCGATTCGGCGTTCGATAGTCATTGCAACAGGCCTTTCAGGTTGAATCCCGCCATTCGCGAGGTGAGCAATGAGCACACTACTACCAGCACTTGCACCACAAACCCTCTATGTCACTGTCCGCCGTGACGAACTGCGCAAGCTTAAAGAAGAGCGCGAGCAATTGCAGAAAAAGGTCGCTCATCTTAGCCTCATGCTGCAACAGTCCCAACCAAGGCAGTCAGTCACTGCACTGCACGCCTGATCCCTGCCGCAGCTTGTAACGCTTCTGCATTATCGATCATTGCGGCAAGCCCGATTCGCCGGCTTGCCCGCCTATGGCTTTCCCCCTTTCGCGTAACTCTCCAGATCTGCCTCGGTCATGCACCGTGTGCATCTTCGAGTGCCCTATTGTTCACGGACACATTCTGTAACCTCCGTGCTCTCACTGTCACCCCTGCCCGCCCAACCACCGACATTTTTTTC
This genomic window from Pseudomonas sp. G.S.17 contains:
- a CDS encoding DUF6026 family protein — translated: MSTLLPALAPQTLYVTVRRDELRKLKEEREQLQKKVAHLSLMLQQSQPRQSVTALHA